From the genome of Palaemon carinicauda isolate YSFRI2023 chromosome 6, ASM3689809v2, whole genome shotgun sequence, one region includes:
- the LOC137642983 gene encoding uncharacterized protein, with protein sequence MIKKKFRSALFNTRAFRGANCDSDHILVVGNLRVRLKSKILTTIQTIKPYIEKLEKTDVRIAYAINVQNRFGLLEKEEITSDWDTIKSVVTEVAIESLGPCINARRRNNWFDEECKSAAERKKRCRIKWIEDRANLDKREDLRVSRNLATSTNRRKKREKVGEELREIEENRAHGKRRKQFQEINRMGNGFQPRMNFIRNKEGNIIIGKEDIQRRWKEYFKELFNRPPPHNPVDEMEMEGNIDDVEAPTQEEITDAIRKRKNNKAAGIDNIAAELIKYGGQALHDKIISLMYSLWENEVRPSDWDEGILAVLHKKKEIALYVETTEAFAYFQLVTESLQIFCSNDYEFIAKI encoded by the coding sequence atgattaaaaagaaatttagatcAGCTCTGTTTAATACTAGGGCTTTCAGAGGTGCAAATTGTGACTCTGACCATATATTAGTGGTTGGAAATCTCAGAGTTAGATTAAAAAGTAAGATATTAACAACAATACAAACCATCAAACCAtatatagaaaaactagaaaagacaGACGTAAGAATTGCCTAtgctataaatgtacaaaatagattTGGACTACTGGAAAAAGAGGAAATAACATCGGACTGGGACACAATAAAGTCAGTAGTGACTGAAGTCGCTATTGAATCTCTAGGACCATGTATCAATGCACGTAGAAGGAATAATTGGTTTGACGAAGAGTGTAAAAGTGCTGCTGAAAGAAAAAAACGCTGTAGGATTAAATGGATAGAAGACAGGGCTAACCTTGATAAAAGAGAAGATTTAAGAGTGTCTAGAAATTTAGCAACAAGCACaaacagaagaaagaaaagagagaaggtaggagaggaactgagagaaattgaagaaaatagagctCATGGAAAAAGGAGAAAGCAATTTCAGGAAATTAATAGGATGGGAAATGGATTCCAGCCAAGAATGAACTTCATCAGAAATAAAGAAGGTAACATAATTATTGGAAAAGAAGATATACAAAGAAGGTGGAAAGAATACTTTAAGGAGCTTTTCAATCGGCCACCACCCCATAACCCAGTGGATGAAATGGAGATGGAGGGAAATATCGATGATGTGGAGGCACCAACCCAAGAGGAAATTACAGATGCTATAAGAAAACGTAAAAATAATAAAGCAGCTGGGATTGATAATATAGCAGCAGAACTAATCAAGTATGGGGGCCAGGCTCTCCATgataagattattagcttaatgtACAGCTTATGGGAGAATGAAGTAAGGCCATCAGACTGGGATGAAGGGATTCTGGCagtactacataaaaaaaaagagatcgCACTTTATGTGGAAACTACAGAGGCATTTGCATACTTCCAGTTGGTTACAGAATCCTTGCAAATATTTTGTTCAAACGATTACGAGTTTATTGCGAAGATATAA